Proteins found in one Mucilaginibacter inviolabilis genomic segment:
- a CDS encoding cytochrome c oxidase subunit 3: MSTAVSQIDEIKTTPWSGGRSPFNVEYGKIMMWFFLLSDAFTFSSLLISYGALRFSASVWPAADKVFQSIPGTSVDHGAPLVFVGIMTFILILSSVTMVLAVEAGHRNAKKEVIGWMIATVIGGFMFLGCQALEWSHLHHEGFWWGSTPSLHALKEFFAEGVGTDATRHLTAQEFANLFFTITGFHGFHVFTGVIINIIITVNVLLGTYEKRGSYLMVEKVGLYWHFVDLVWVFVFTFFYLV; the protein is encoded by the coding sequence ATGAGTACAGCAGTATCACAAATTGATGAAATAAAAACAACTCCATGGTCTGGAGGGAGATCACCCTTCAATGTGGAGTACGGAAAAATAATGATGTGGTTCTTCCTCCTTTCGGATGCATTTACCTTTTCGTCATTACTGATTTCTTATGGTGCATTACGTTTCAGCGCAAGCGTATGGCCGGCGGCCGATAAGGTTTTCCAGTCGATACCAGGTACTTCGGTTGATCATGGCGCGCCTCTGGTTTTCGTAGGTATCATGACTTTCATTCTCATCCTGAGCTCTGTTACCATGGTATTAGCTGTGGAAGCAGGTCATCGTAACGCTAAAAAAGAAGTGATTGGATGGATGATAGCTACTGTAATAGGTGGTTTCATGTTCCTGGGTTGCCAGGCTTTAGAGTGGAGTCACTTACACCATGAAGGTTTCTGGTGGGGTAGTACGCCAAGTTTACACGCCTTAAAAGAGTTTTTTGCTGAGGGTGTGGGTACAGATGCAACGCGTCATTTAACCGCTCAGGAATTTGCCAACTTATTCTTTACCATCACTGGTTTCCATGGTTTCCACGTATTTACGGGGGTTATCATCAATATAATTATCACCGTTAACGTACTGTTGGGTACTTACGAAAAACGCGGTAGCTATTTAATGGTTGAAAAAGTAGGTCTTTACTGGCACTTTGTAGACCTTGTTTGGGTATTCGTATTTACATTCTTTTACTTAGTATAA
- a CDS encoding cytochrome C oxidase subunit IV family protein, protein MSSDSQEVHHEEGDHATMTKGRIIKVALILSAITAVEFIIALILVPHGYLDIKYANPVYIVLTLFKAFYIVAFFMHLKFEKMGLALSIIVPILFIIGLILVLTNESHHWITLRG, encoded by the coding sequence ATGTCATCAGATTCACAAGAAGTTCACCACGAAGAAGGTGATCACGCAACAATGACTAAAGGAAGAATCATTAAAGTGGCTCTTATCCTGTCGGCTATTACAGCAGTAGAATTTATTATCGCTTTAATATTGGTGCCACATGGTTATTTGGATATAAAATATGCAAACCCGGTATACATTGTTTTAACCTTGTTTAAAGCGTTTTATATTGTGGCTTTCTTTATGCACTTAAAGTTCGAGAAAATGGGTTTGGCCCTTTCTATCATCGTGCCGATACTATTCATTATAGGTTTGATCCTGGTATTGACTAACGAAAGCCATCACTGGATCACGTTGAGGGGATAA
- a CDS encoding SCO family protein, translated as MAAIAKKIVILVLILAVPGFLYYLLTAKGKNRYKPLAIYGQKLVAKTGHKFHGKYIPDTIYHQLPAFTLTAQDGKAVSDSTFKGKIFVAGFFYTHCPAVCSTINRNMSYLVDTYRKNKMVYFTSITVDPQRDSVSVLKKYAASFSPASNRWFFLTGDTTSIYNLARQGFLVNAIKENDDDFIYSDNLVLIDSEKRIRGYYKGASTNDINRLTDEIKVLIAEELRKVDKPLY; from the coding sequence ATGGCCGCTATAGCGAAAAAAATTGTAATCCTGGTGCTCATATTAGCAGTACCAGGATTTTTGTATTATTTACTCACCGCTAAAGGTAAAAACAGGTATAAGCCACTGGCTATTTACGGTCAGAAACTAGTAGCCAAAACCGGCCACAAATTTCATGGTAAGTATATACCCGATACTATCTATCATCAGCTGCCAGCTTTTACGCTTACCGCTCAGGATGGCAAAGCGGTGAGTGATTCCACCTTTAAAGGTAAAATATTCGTAGCCGGATTTTTTTATACCCATTGCCCTGCGGTATGCAGTACCATTAACCGCAACATGAGTTATTTGGTAGATACCTATCGCAAAAACAAAATGGTGTATTTTACATCGATTACGGTTGATCCGCAGCGCGATTCGGTATCGGTATTAAAAAAATATGCGGCTAGCTTTAGCCCGGCATCAAACCGTTGGTTTTTTTTAACCGGCGATACCACATCCATTTATAATCTGGCCCGTCAGGGTTTCCTGGTTAACGCCATAAAAGAAAACGACGACGATTTTATTTACAGCGATAACCTGGTATTGATTGACTCAGAAAAACGCATCCGCGGCTATTACAAAGGAGCCAGTACCAATGATATTAACCGCCTGACTGACGAGATCAAAGTATTAATTGCCGAGGAGCTGCGCAAAGTTGATAAACCGTTGTATTAG
- a CDS encoding DUF420 domain-containing protein has translation MSDKFIFRFVAVITVVVIALVVLLNRHLIPGPAVAPAFTPYLPMLNAILNGTCTILLLVSLYFIRQGNIQVHKNLNILTFSLSALFLVSYVLFHYLMRNEIIYGDINGDGILSDAERAAAGGMRTLYLCILTPHIILAAGVLPLILLSFHRGLQMQVAKHKKLVRWTFPIWLYVTASGVIVYLMIRPYYHF, from the coding sequence ATGTCTGATAAATTTATATTTCGTTTTGTGGCGGTTATTACCGTAGTAGTGATTGCATTGGTAGTTTTACTCAATCGGCACCTGATACCTGGCCCTGCTGTTGCGCCTGCCTTTACACCTTATTTGCCCATGCTTAACGCCATATTGAATGGCACATGTACCATACTGTTACTGGTATCACTGTACTTTATCAGGCAGGGAAATATACAGGTACACAAAAATCTGAATATTCTTACCTTTAGTTTATCGGCACTGTTCCTGGTCTCTTATGTACTGTTTCATTACCTTATGCGTAATGAAATAATATATGGAGATATCAATGGCGATGGCATATTATCAGATGCAGAAAGGGCGGCCGCTGGTGGCATGCGTACTTTATATCTTTGTATCCTTACCCCACACATTATACTGGCAGCAGGTGTATTGCCGCTCATTTTGCTCAGCTTTCACCGTGGCTTGCAAATGCAGGTAGCCAAACACAAAAAACTGGTACGCTGGACATTCCCGATATGGTTGTATGTAACCGCATCAGGCGTTATTGTTTATTTAATGATACGGCCGTATTATCATTTTTAA
- a CDS encoding DUF983 domain-containing protein, producing MTNIMPSTPRSWAMLHCKCPRCRRGNMFQGGAYSFSNKINLNCPHCNLHFEIEPGYFYAAMYVSYALNVGEALGLAWLTFLITHNADSPWLYLSVIILGCFALAPINFRYSRVLLLYWLSPKIHYQPYLDTDDKPGKS from the coding sequence ATGACCAACATCATGCCGTCAACTCCCAGATCATGGGCTATGCTTCATTGCAAGTGCCCGCGTTGCCGCAGAGGGAATATGTTTCAGGGAGGTGCTTATAGCTTTTCTAATAAAATAAACCTCAATTGCCCGCATTGTAATTTACATTTTGAAATTGAGCCGGGATATTTTTATGCCGCCATGTATGTAAGCTATGCTTTAAACGTAGGCGAAGCATTAGGCCTGGCCTGGCTTACCTTTCTCATCACCCATAATGCTGATTCGCCCTGGTTGTATCTAAGTGTCATAATTTTGGGCTGTTTTGCATTAGCACCTATAAATTTCAGATATTCGCGGGTACTATTGTTATATTGGTTATCACCCAAGATACATTACCAGCCATATTTAGATACTGATGATAAACCAGGAAAGTCTTGA
- a CDS encoding DUF2461 domain-containing protein, producing the protein MINQESLEFLRDLAANNNREWFSENKGRYEKARENVIEFTVELLSEMHQVDPAIDETLDPKKCVMRIYRDIRFRKDKTPYKINFGISLPTQGTKLGGAEYYLQIQPGGNSFIAGGYWMPEAAHLKAIRQEIDYNAHDLKQIIDAPEFVKLFGDFRAQEQLKTAPQGYTPDNENIDLLKLKSFIAWHKISDKDIVKKNATAQIAQDCKLIYPLNVFLRNAMA; encoded by the coding sequence ATGATAAACCAGGAAAGTCTTGAATTTTTAAGGGATCTCGCAGCAAACAATAACCGGGAGTGGTTTTCAGAGAACAAAGGGCGTTATGAAAAAGCCCGCGAAAATGTAATTGAGTTCACCGTGGAGCTACTCAGCGAAATGCACCAGGTAGACCCGGCGATTGACGAAACACTCGACCCCAAAAAATGCGTGATGCGTATTTACCGCGACATCCGTTTCCGGAAAGATAAAACACCATATAAAATAAACTTTGGCATTAGCCTGCCCACACAAGGCACAAAGCTTGGTGGAGCTGAGTATTATTTGCAGATACAGCCTGGTGGTAACTCTTTTATTGCCGGCGGATATTGGATGCCCGAAGCCGCTCATCTCAAAGCCATACGCCAGGAAATTGATTATAACGCACATGATCTGAAACAGATTATTGATGCGCCGGAGTTTGTAAAGCTATTTGGCGATTTCAGGGCGCAGGAGCAATTAAAAACCGCTCCGCAGGGTTACACGCCAGATAATGAAAATATCGACCTGCTGAAGCTAAAAAGTTTTATAGCCTGGCATAAGATAAGTGATAAAGATATCGTTAAGAAGAACGCAACGGCGCAAATTGCACAGGATTGCAAGCTCATTTACCCGCTCAACGTTTTTTTAAGGAATGCGATGGCGTAG
- a CDS encoding OmpA/MotB family protein: MKITYYLLALALSLTFYSSCKIMSPKAYKALIAERDSLTTRTETLETQVFQLKADTMRLHRELANLSNNNSALNSNLSTSSSKLKRLAADLEKREARLKEVEDILRKRDEAANALKNKLQQALLGFQQSGLTVDIRNGKVYVSLADKLLFPSGSIVIDDKGKAALKQLAVVLNKEPDINMAIEGHTDDKKVINLGQIKDNWDLSVLRATSVTRYLTEVEKVDPHRLTATGKSEFQPIDTAPTNEARAKNRRIEIVLTPRLDELYNLITK; the protein is encoded by the coding sequence ATGAAGATCACCTACTACCTGTTGGCCCTGGCCTTGAGTCTTACTTTTTATTCTTCCTGTAAGATCATGTCGCCGAAGGCTTACAAAGCTTTGATTGCCGAGCGCGATTCCTTAACTACCCGTACCGAAACATTGGAAACCCAGGTTTTTCAGCTTAAGGCGGACACCATGCGCCTGCATCGCGAACTAGCCAACCTGAGCAATAACAACAGTGCCCTGAACAGTAATCTGAGCACCAGCTCATCAAAACTAAAACGTTTGGCAGCCGATCTGGAAAAACGCGAGGCTCGTTTGAAAGAGGTAGAAGATATTTTGCGTAAACGCGATGAAGCCGCCAACGCCCTCAAAAATAAATTGCAACAGGCCTTATTGGGCTTTCAGCAAAGTGGTTTAACGGTTGATATCCGTAACGGTAAAGTATATGTATCATTGGCCGATAAGCTGCTGTTTCCATCAGGAAGTATTGTTATTGACGATAAAGGTAAAGCTGCCCTGAAACAACTGGCCGTAGTGCTGAACAAAGAACCGGATATTAATATGGCCATTGAAGGTCATACTGATGACAAAAAGGTAATTAACCTGGGCCAGATCAAAGATAACTGGGACCTGAGCGTACTGCGTGCTACCTCGGTAACCCGCTATCTGACCGAGGTTGAAAAGGTTGACCCGCACCGGTTAACGGCTACAGGCAAAAGCGAGTTTCAGCCCATCGACACAGCTCCAACCAACGAGGCCCGAGCCAAAAACCGCCGTATCGAAATTGTGCTCACCCCACGATTGGATGAGCTGTATAATTTGATCACGAAGTAG
- a CDS encoding DUF4286 family protein, whose product MIVYNDTIIIEESIHDEWLNWIKTVHIPAIMATGCFQSYKILTVIDSPNEGVTYCIQYNADSIERFQEFYMNHLHKFQAIHQQKFDEKFVMFNTLMKEVE is encoded by the coding sequence ATGATTGTATACAACGACACCATAATAATTGAAGAAAGCATTCACGATGAGTGGCTTAACTGGATCAAGACTGTTCACATACCTGCTATAATGGCTACCGGCTGTTTCCAGTCGTACAAGATATTAACGGTTATTGACTCACCGAATGAAGGGGTTACCTATTGCATCCAGTACAATGCCGATAGCATTGAACGGTTTCAGGAATTTTACATGAACCACCTCCACAAGTTCCAGGCTATTCATCAGCAAAAGTTTGATGAGAAGTTTGTGATGTTCAATACCCTGATGAAAGAGGTAGAGTAA
- a CDS encoding tetratricopeptide repeat protein, protein MRTLIYTAIIVLVMSARLFAQDNDLQLAKQYATNGEPQKALDIYQKLYKQDNEGFYSYYVNTLLSLKKFDEAENVVKKLVRKHPNENQYQITLGTVYTQQGDLSKADAIYDNLIKNLPADRNEIAMLAGQFYQSANLDYAIKIFQQGRKTLNNNEAFTYELINLYRFKRDKVNLTEEYLNFLPANPNFISQAENAFSTIYEGEPDYNMLKSNLLRRIQKDPQQTIYAELLSWQFMQQKEFDLALNQALALSRRQNDDGSNIFELCRTLNSNEAYDAAIRGYEYIIGKGKTSPMYIPAKIELINTKNLKVTSGKYLPADLTGLEQDYNDLLTEFGRNNSTVFAMQKLANLQAFKLHKLTEAQKLLEDAVTIPNIRPEQLAACKLDLGDIYLINKQPWEATLLYSQVEKDFPNTDINQDAKFRNAKLAYYTGDFTWAKGQLNILKAATSQLIANDALNLQLLINDNTVADSVGNALKIYARADLLIFAEQPDKAVMTLDSIDKKFPNNSLSDDILMSKSRILIQQKNYAGAVPLLKKIVDEHPNDLWADDAVFMLGDIYENRLDDKASAKIWYEKIVKDYPGSLWINEARKRFRLLRGDKADS, encoded by the coding sequence ATGAGGACTTTAATATATACTGCTATTATTGTTTTGGTAATGTCTGCCAGGCTTTTTGCACAGGATAATGATCTGCAGTTAGCCAAGCAATATGCCACTAATGGAGAGCCTCAAAAAGCCCTGGATATATATCAGAAACTATACAAACAGGACAACGAAGGCTTCTACTCCTACTATGTGAACACCCTGCTTAGTCTTAAAAAATTTGATGAAGCAGAAAACGTAGTCAAAAAACTGGTCCGTAAACATCCAAACGAAAATCAGTACCAGATAACGCTGGGCACCGTATACACCCAACAGGGTGACCTCAGCAAGGCCGATGCCATTTACGACAATTTAATCAAAAACCTGCCTGCCGACAGGAATGAAATAGCCATGCTGGCCGGGCAATTTTACCAGAGCGCTAATTTGGATTATGCCATAAAAATATTTCAGCAGGGCCGCAAAACGCTCAATAATAACGAGGCGTTTACCTACGAGCTCATCAATCTGTATCGCTTTAAACGGGATAAGGTAAATCTTACCGAAGAATACTTAAACTTTTTACCGGCAAATCCCAACTTTATTTCCCAGGCCGAAAATGCCTTCTCCACCATTTATGAAGGTGAGCCCGATTATAATATGCTGAAATCGAACTTGCTGCGACGCATACAGAAGGATCCGCAGCAAACGATATATGCCGAGCTGCTTAGCTGGCAATTTATGCAGCAAAAGGAGTTTGACCTGGCCCTGAACCAGGCCCTGGCCCTAAGCCGCAGACAAAATGATGATGGCTCCAATATTTTTGAACTTTGCCGCACCCTCAATTCCAATGAAGCTTATGACGCCGCAATCCGCGGATACGAGTATATTATTGGTAAAGGTAAAACATCGCCTATGTATATCCCGGCTAAAATTGAACTCATCAACACTAAAAATTTAAAAGTAACCTCGGGCAAATACCTGCCAGCTGATCTGACCGGTTTGGAGCAGGATTATAACGACCTGCTTACCGAATTTGGGCGGAATAATAGTACCGTTTTTGCCATGCAGAAACTGGCTAACCTGCAAGCCTTTAAACTGCATAAATTAACCGAAGCTCAAAAACTGCTCGAGGATGCGGTAACCATTCCCAATATCAGGCCCGAGCAACTGGCCGCCTGCAAACTTGACCTGGGCGATATATACCTCATCAATAAACAACCCTGGGAAGCCACTCTGTTATATAGCCAGGTAGAAAAGGATTTTCCCAATACCGATATTAACCAGGATGCCAAATTCAGAAACGCCAAACTGGCTTACTATACGGGCGATTTTACCTGGGCCAAAGGGCAGCTTAACATACTCAAAGCTGCCACATCACAACTGATTGCCAATGACGCCCTGAATTTACAATTGCTGATTAATGATAATACGGTTGCCGATAGCGTAGGCAATGCCCTAAAAATATATGCCCGGGCCGATCTGCTGATATTTGCTGAACAGCCCGACAAAGCTGTAATGACCCTGGATAGCATCGACAAAAAATTTCCAAACAATAGCCTGAGCGACGATATACTGATGTCGAAATCAAGGATACTGATACAGCAGAAGAACTATGCCGGCGCTGTACCCCTCTTGAAAAAAATAGTCGACGAACACCCGAATGACTTGTGGGCCGATGACGCTGTTTTTATGCTGGGCGATATTTATGAAAATCGCCTCGATGACAAAGCCAGCGCCAAAATCTGGTATGAAAAGATTGTCAAAGACTATCCCGGAAGCCTCTGGATCAACGAAGCCCGTAAACGCTTCAGGCTGTTAAGGGGCGATAAGGCGGATTCCTGA
- a CDS encoding alpha/beta hydrolase family protein produces MFYKLSPDGKYVSYLKSYREKRNLFIQSLSDGKEQMVTSFDHFSVRPDYFWTYNDQLVFSHEGRDFDSYKMYAIDVDSLKLRTVLSLNKVKVAMLNRSKNEPDVITIKMNQRDPANFDIYRLNIKTGELKPYLINPGNITEWFPDDDGKIRLVRSSDGVNETISYRPDDDAPFKPIIENNFKNSVKPIAFTGVKNYFYALSNVNRDKTALVEINAEDGKEQKAIFSCNKADILNVEYSRNKHQAEFASWEDSIPHKHFLIPAVEQIYNNLLQRPELAGNEIKVIDRDSAENKFILNTYTDRNPGSFYLYEKDADKLTKLGDVNPSLTPDKLCEMQAISYKARDGLLLNGYLTLPQGSKHTNLPMVVIPHDELWRNRDSWGYDERVQFLANRGYAVFQVNYRGSTGYGKAFRSAGFKQVGGKIQDDITDGVHWLIAKKIANPKKIAIFGNGFGGFSALYGISFHPELYNCAIVQNGLINFFTFIKDAPPFLKPYLKMIYEMVGNPETDADQLRAISPVFHTDKIKAPLIIFQGAKDQRANISELNQFVRELRKRNVDVKYFLKPNERAFFRNERNRMEMYAEIEKFLDYNMRVKP; encoded by the coding sequence ATGTTTTATAAACTATCACCCGATGGTAAGTATGTATCTTATCTGAAGTCGTACAGGGAGAAGAGAAACCTTTTTATACAGTCACTTAGTGATGGTAAGGAGCAGATGGTGACCTCTTTTGATCATTTTTCCGTGCGTCCGGATTATTTCTGGACATACAACGATCAATTGGTTTTTAGTCACGAAGGGAGGGATTTTGACAGCTATAAGATGTATGCGATTGACGTAGACTCTTTAAAATTACGCACTGTGCTGAGTTTGAATAAGGTAAAGGTTGCCATGCTTAACCGTAGTAAGAACGAGCCAGACGTGATCACTATTAAAATGAATCAACGCGATCCTGCGAATTTTGATATCTATCGCCTTAACATAAAAACGGGTGAATTGAAACCTTATCTGATTAATCCGGGTAATATAACGGAGTGGTTTCCTGATGACGATGGCAAAATACGCCTGGTTCGATCATCTGATGGGGTAAATGAAACTATTTCATACCGACCGGATGATGATGCCCCATTTAAGCCTATTATTGAAAATAACTTTAAAAACTCGGTAAAACCAATTGCTTTTACGGGGGTGAAAAACTATTTCTATGCACTGTCAAATGTTAATCGCGATAAAACTGCTCTGGTTGAGATCAATGCAGAAGACGGTAAAGAGCAAAAAGCTATTTTTAGCTGTAATAAGGCCGATATATTGAATGTGGAGTATTCCAGGAACAAACATCAGGCTGAATTTGCTTCATGGGAGGATTCGATACCGCATAAGCACTTTCTGATACCTGCTGTTGAGCAAATATATAACAACCTGCTTCAGCGACCAGAGCTGGCGGGGAATGAGATAAAGGTGATAGATAGAGATAGTGCCGAAAACAAGTTTATCCTGAATACTTATACAGACCGTAATCCGGGTTCCTTTTATCTGTATGAAAAAGACGCAGATAAACTGACTAAACTAGGCGATGTTAACCCCAGTTTAACACCCGATAAGCTTTGCGAGATGCAGGCTATCTCCTACAAAGCACGCGATGGTTTGTTGCTAAATGGATATTTAACGTTACCACAGGGTAGTAAACATACTAATTTACCAATGGTGGTTATACCGCATGATGAGCTCTGGCGTAACCGGGATTCCTGGGGTTATGATGAACGTGTACAGTTTTTAGCCAACCGGGGATACGCGGTATTCCAGGTGAACTACCGTGGTTCAACCGGATATGGTAAAGCTTTCAGGAGTGCCGGATTTAAGCAGGTTGGTGGTAAAATACAGGATGATATAACTGATGGGGTACATTGGCTTATAGCGAAAAAGATAGCTAATCCCAAAAAAATAGCCATCTTTGGTAATGGCTTTGGTGGTTTTTCGGCATTGTATGGCATATCATTCCATCCCGAGCTTTATAATTGTGCCATAGTACAAAACGGGCTCATTAACTTTTTTACTTTTATTAAGGATGCGCCACCATTTTTAAAGCCTTATTTAAAAATGATATACGAAATGGTTGGTAATCCCGAAACAGATGCCGATCAGCTTAGGGCTATTTCGCCGGTGTTTCATACAGATAAGATAAAAGCTCCTTTAATTATTTTTCAGGGAGCTAAAGACCAACGAGCCAATATCAGCGAGCTTAACCAGTTTGTACGCGAACTACGTAAGCGGAATGTTGATGTAAAATACTTTTTAAAACCCAATGAACGGGCCTTTTTTAGAAATGAGCGTAACCGTATGGAAATGTACGCTGAAATAGAAAAATTCCTGGATTACAACATGCGGGTTAAACCATAA
- a CDS encoding sensor histidine kinase — translation MPVHRNAYRKSFLLIIIFLVLISVTFVVALFVSYNLTAKYVENEFGSKKIDVLEQTIKPYNDFFQNKIPEITSYQGFLDSASAAKYAASVFHDYAFVRSIVFYDVLIGSKAPITIRRNNLDISVRSIYQYWYKKGKVIGAKRISPSDESDFKEMAVKLNNYIAFSDTSRVSSQDELFKTFWDVKPNKISYTNILRREDIKIYRDLQQRNSVSASYKQNMMTFHLDPYRLKIKNTHHELYQNVSIQPVVYDPVDSDGDKLITEVSFPGSFSDYKLYFSSEHGYLANEINKRFMPIGAVVLLISLFLVLIGWLIYRNLNVNIKLFKLQYDFINNFTHEFKTPVSVIKIAGSNLRGDGELTERQRKHYGKILDEEADKLNDLMNKLLSFTQLENKSITLKKEEIVVADFVSRYTETFKIKYPDFKLNAQISGVQTFYSDPVLLGSVFQNLIENAYKYSHPQKKELNINITHKKGDIVFSFVDKGIGIPKEEVNNIFKKFYRIENQYNQNGSVGLGLAFCKELVNFMDGDIVVHSKVNEGSEFIVTLPYEN, via the coding sequence ATGCCTGTACATAGAAATGCTTACCGCAAAAGTTTTTTGCTGATCATCATATTTTTGGTGCTTATATCGGTAACTTTTGTAGTGGCACTTTTTGTATCGTATAATCTTACAGCAAAATATGTAGAGAATGAGTTTGGTTCCAAAAAAATTGATGTATTGGAACAAACCATAAAACCATATAATGATTTTTTTCAGAATAAAATACCTGAAATCACCTCATACCAGGGCTTTTTAGATTCTGCTTCGGCAGCTAAATATGCAGCATCAGTTTTTCATGATTATGCCTTTGTAAGAAGTATCGTTTTTTATGATGTATTGATTGGGAGTAAAGCCCCCATCACTATCCGCAGAAACAACCTGGATATATCCGTCAGGTCGATTTATCAATATTGGTATAAAAAGGGAAAGGTGATTGGAGCTAAAAGGATCAGCCCCTCTGATGAATCGGATTTTAAAGAAATGGCGGTTAAACTCAACAATTATATCGCTTTTTCAGATACAAGTCGTGTATCCAGCCAGGATGAGTTATTTAAAACATTTTGGGATGTAAAGCCCAATAAAATCAGTTATACCAATATACTGCGGCGCGAGGATATCAAAATATACCGCGACCTGCAACAACGTAATTCGGTTTCAGCGTCGTACAAACAAAACATGATGACTTTTCATCTCGATCCGTATCGGTTAAAGATAAAAAATACACATCATGAGTTGTATCAGAATGTATCTATACAGCCTGTTGTTTATGATCCTGTTGATAGCGATGGTGACAAACTGATAACCGAAGTTTCGTTCCCCGGGTCGTTTTCTGATTATAAGTTATATTTTAGTTCAGAGCATGGTTACCTGGCCAACGAAATCAACAAGCGTTTTATGCCTATTGGAGCGGTGGTTTTATTAATATCACTTTTTTTGGTACTTATCGGCTGGCTCATTTACCGCAACCTAAATGTCAATATCAAGCTGTTTAAGCTGCAGTATGATTTTATCAATAATTTTACCCATGAGTTTAAAACACCTGTTAGCGTTATAAAAATTGCGGGGTCAAACTTGCGTGGTGATGGCGAGCTTACCGAAAGGCAACGTAAGCATTATGGCAAAATACTGGATGAAGAGGCCGATAAGCTCAATGATTTGATGAATAAATTATTGTCATTTACTCAGCTTGAAAATAAATCCATCACCCTTAAAAAAGAAGAAATAGTAGTGGCGGATTTTGTAAGCCGGTATACCGAAACGTTTAAAATAAAGTACCCGGATTTTAAATTAAATGCCCAAATAAGCGGTGTTCAGACCTTTTATAGTGATCCTGTTTTGTTGGGCAGTGTATTTCAGAATCTGATCGAAAACGCTTATAAGTACTCCCATCCGCAAAAAAAAGAATTGAATATAAATATTACGCATAAAAAGGGTGATATTGTATTTTCATTTGTTGACAAGGGAATAGGTATACCTAAAGAAGAGGTAAACAATATATTTAAGAAATTTTACAGGATAGAAAATCAGTATAACCAAAATGGGAGCGTGGGCCTGGGTTTGGCATTTTGTAAAGAACTGGTTAATTTTATGGATGGAGACATAGTTGTTCACAGTAAAGTTAATGAGGGCTCGGAATTTATAGTTACGCTTCCATACGAAAATTAA
- a CDS encoding response regulator transcription factor: MNKEIKIALVEDDENLRFLVAERLQSEGYKVLEADNGDDAEKIILDEQPDIVLLDWMLPGKPGSQVCDSIREKGYDKLIIMMTAKAQDVDKIEAYNFGVSDYITKPFNMDVLVAMIDSKIKFSLNNEKTESYRFANMEHLPNTHLLIRDNRKIELTILENRILLYFLKNKNKVINREELMMEVWGYNADVNTRTLDMHIVRLRKKIETNADSPQYLQTVRGIGYKFVYNQ, translated from the coding sequence ATGAATAAAGAAATTAAAATTGCGCTGGTTGAAGATGATGAAAACCTGCGTTTCCTGGTAGCTGAGCGGTTACAATCTGAAGGATACAAAGTATTGGAGGCCGATAATGGCGACGATGCCGAAAAAATAATACTGGATGAACAACCTGATATTGTTTTGCTCGACTGGATGCTGCCCGGAAAACCCGGATCGCAGGTATGCGACAGTATCAGGGAAAAAGGGTACGATAAATTGATCATTATGATGACAGCCAAGGCTCAGGATGTTGACAAGATAGAAGCTTACAACTTTGGTGTATCTGATTATATTACCAAGCCATTTAACATGGATGTGCTGGTGGCGATGATTGACAGTAAAATCAAGTTTTCTCTGAACAACGAAAAAACGGAATCGTATCGTTTCGCCAATATGGAGCACCTGCCCAACACCCATTTATTGATCAGGGATAACCGCAAAATTGAGCTGACTATTTTAGAAAACCGGATATTGCTTTATTTTCTGAAAAATAAGAACAAAGTGATCAATCGGGAAGAGCTGATGATGGAAGTTTGGGGTTACAATGCCGATGTAAATACGCGCACCCTGGATATGCACATTGTACGTCTGCGTAAAAAGATAGAGACTAATGCCGATTCGCCGCAATACCTGCAAACGGTAAGGGGAATAGGGTATAAGTTTGTATATAATCAGTAG